The Podarcis raffonei isolate rPodRaf1 chromosome 7, rPodRaf1.pri, whole genome shotgun sequence nucleotide sequence TATCAGATTGCTTACAAATCCTCCATAAATTAATGACACCATACCCTTACACGGTCACACATAGATATTAAATTCTCAAACCATGTTAATGGCTGACAAGCCTGTGTTTTCAGTCATGGGTCCAATAACAAATGTTGTCATTGGTGTATCTGGAACCATGCTAAATTCAGATTTCCTGTATTAGTTGCCAGCTGTTCCAAAGAAACGGGATCGTTATTAACATAAAATAGTATCCCTTTCGTTCCCAGTTAGGAAGAGAATTAGATTTTAGAGTAGTGGGTGATATTATAGAactttaaaagatttttaaaagttttatcaGATTTCATTACTGGCAAAAATGTCAAGCAAGTACTGGAATAAAACTTTATTGTCATAACAGAATAATTTACACACTGTCAGAATGAAAGAATGCATTTGCCCATAAGAAAATCAAAGTCTAACATGAATAAAATACATTGCAATAAACCAGATGCATCTTCTGTTTTCTTCATCGGGCATCAAACACAACCACTATAGTAGAGTTAAAGAAAAAAGCTGGAGAGCACAAGGGAAAAAAACCGGTTAGTTATAAGAATTATGCAAGCAATTATTTCACGCTCCTAACACATTTCAACAAGAGGCATAAGCAAGAAGCAGAAAGTTTGTGCTTTGTGCTTCTTTCCAGTGTTCAAGGTGTAACTTTCACATCTCCCTCTGCAATCAGCTGTTCTATCTAtttcaggggtagtcaacctttttatacctaccacccactaatgcatctttctcgatggtaaaatttccttaccgtcCACCAGTGCTCAatagaaggaggattcagcttgtgccgtagaacccccccTACTgtccacctagaatcctgaaacacccactagtgggtggtagggaccaggttgacaacccctgatctaTTTAAACACCACTGAATGCAATGGCACTGGCATGCAAATAAAAGCAACTAGGGTACAGTATATACATATGCACAAGTATGGTGCTATGTGCTGAAAATATTTATGGCTGACCAGTTTACACATTACACTTCACAATATGACTAATCCACCCAAGCTGTGTATAATGAAAGGCAGGCAAAGAACACACTTACCAACCAGAGTATCTGTATATGAAATGTAATATATAAAGTGGATCAAAGTATTGCAGCACAAGTATTTTAAGTACTGATGAGATTTGTAGACCTTTATTAGTGTAAAATTACGCCATCACATTACAGCAACTCTAAACAAATTCTAAAACTTCAGGTAGTTAGGATCAGCATGCAATAATCAAGCAATGAACAGGCCCACATAGAAGGATAcatctttttgttctttttttgtacaTTATTCTGTATCCACATTCTCTGCATCTGATGGGATCTCtggcttttatttcattttctgtgtGACATtctgaaaatatattaaaaatgaaaattgaaACAAAACAATGAGAACAAAGCATAGCAACCTGAGAGAAAAACTGTCCTTTTATTATAACACACAAAATATTATAAACAATGTCACATTTTATTGAAAAGAACAGAGTCTGGCTAACTCATTTTACTAAAATGTTAGAGAAGTTAGGCTACAATCCAAGTCCTGAGGGGTTAAGGAGAATGTTGGATTGAGTGGAGGTGTCCCTCCGCCTAGCCCTACCGGCCTCTACTTGTGGAGTAATGCATCACTGCTGGCATACAACTCTCCATTCCACCCACTGAACATGTAGGTGGAGGTGCTAATGGGGGGGGAGTTCTGCCACCAGCACCTGACAGAAAACCCTGAATTAGAACATTCCAGGTAGGGGCTGAGCTGGCCTAGGATACTCTGAATCCCAAACTGACCCTACTATCATCATAATACGGCATTGACATGATCCAGATTTAGggggcaatcctatggcaagacATGCTGCAATTAGCAGTTTACAGTGCAGATTTCTGGTTCAGCTGGCTAATTCTTAGCTCAGCTGAAGATAAAACAGTGTAACTTGCTCATCTTGGTTGAGCTGGAGCTGAGCCGAGCCGAGGCCCATGTAGGTTCAAAAACAGAGGTGTTCCAGGTCTGCAACCAGAAAAAAGGGGttaggctggatcctaaactTGCCCACCttggtcatgtgacctggcaaaGCAGTGTAAAACaccattttaaaggcttgtttccccTCTGTTTTTGACAGAGCAAAAACAGCCCTGCTGCTGaacagggtttggatctggtATAACTACAACAGCTTATTTTATACCAGTTTTGTGcacataggattgctccctaaatcACAGTTGTAGCTCCAGCCCTGGCACTCTGTTAAACCCATCTACTCCTCAGTTATGCTTTAGATTGTGAGGCCAGAAAACCTATATTCCCACTGTATTTTATAAATTAGTTTACACTAGAATTATGAAAGTTCTTAACATTCCATATTGGGGTTTGTCAATTTATATAGatgatttatatttttatttttcatcagTGGCCTCATTGGCCTAGAGCATTTATAAAGTACAACAGATACACCAAGAACCACCCAGTCAAAATAAAACTACCGGTAATTCCACTggaatcgccgaagaattgatgcttttgaattatggtgctggaggagactcttgagagtcccatggactacaagaagatcaaacctctccattcttaaggaaatcagccctgagtgctcactggaaggacagattgtgaagctgaggctccaatactttggccacctcatgagaagagaagactccctagaaaagaccctgatgctgggaaagatggagggcacaaggagaaggggacgacagaggatgagatggttggatagtgttcgcgaagctaccagaatgagtttgaccaaactgcaggaggcagtggaagacagaagtgcctggcgtgctctggtccatggggtcacgaagagttggacacaactaaatgactaaacaacaacaaattccacTGGAGCACAAGCTAGGATCTGATACTCCTTTCCACAATGCAGCTGGTAGCAAATGGCCCTGTGGTGGGGAGCAGAGACCCCAAACAAAGCAGCAACAGGCACTTTGTgtcatctccctctccctctcatttAAACCTAAAGAATTCTGAGATGCAATTAATGACAGGCTTCATGAACCTGAGACAAAACTCAATCTCCGCAACACTGTGTGGCACAGTCACCTTACCAAGAGGCTATACATCACACACTCCTAACAGTTAGGCATGAAAGGATCTTACCTCCACAGATGTATATCATAGGTTGCTGCTTTGGAGGAGGAGCGTCTTTCTGGGTGTCCATATTCTGTCAGTAAAAAGAAGACAAATCATGCACATCTGTTATGTGTTTCGTATGCATAGTTCTCTTACAAGTCCACTTCAGGCTTGTTGTTAAATAAAATCGGGTGATGGTGCTACAGGCTGGAAAAGGGAAGGTTTCTACCTGATTTCTTTATTACGCcgattttttacttttaaaaccaAGCAAGAGTGTGCCAAAAGAAAAGAGTACTCGACACGTGGAAGACACTACATTATTTACCCACTCCCCCAACCAACCCATGACTCAACCCTCGCGGGTCGATCTATAGTCTCACCCCGGAAGGAAGGAAACTGCACGAATGAGCTACAACTTTTGGGGAAGGACCTGATTAGGGAATTTATCACCTCACCTTTCAACAGAAACAATCCCcccaaaacagatttttaaaaaccagctcCGTTACCAGTTCGTATCTCCCATGCACGGCTCTAGGGCGCAGCCTAATAAGCACTACTCCTGGGCGCAGGCTGATGACGTAAGAAGCACACACAGCAAGCCCGCAAGTCCCGCCCCGCTAGTTCAGGCGTGTTGTTAAAGAGCTGGGTGGCAACcctatttagggctttataatCTTTCAGAATTACTCAGTAACCtaagaggctgcaatcctaatcgcttttacctgggagtaaatcccattgaattcagtgggacttacttctgagaagacatgttttAGGATTGCGCTGTTAATGGTTTGCTCAGCAAATACTTTGTTATAGGAATTcaaaggagcagtttttcttataacaacttGTTCAAGTTTTAACTTCAGTACATTAGCTTCCAGTATTACACTGCACTGCAACGTACGTTTTGAACATTTATCATAGGTAAAACTTGAACTGTGGCTCGGAGCTCAGACCCAAAATCTTTATCGGGTTGTGTCTACTTCCTTACTGTAGTCTACTTCCCgccccctccttttctctctcttaaaagtTTATAGGCTGGTTATGATTAAAAATGGATCTGAGCGTTTGCAATGTGTATTTTTCTCATGTCAAGTAGCCACGCCAATTCCCACCTCCACCAAGAAAAAACGAGTTAGGAGGCAGCGTGTCCTGTCACAAGGTGTCTTTTAATGCAAAATAGTTATGTATCTTTCAGATAGGTTGGGTGCCCTTAAGGCTATAATAAACACTTTcctgtaagccccactgaacgtaGTAGGGCTTGTTTCTGAGTAGTTACCGTATACACAGAATTAGACTCGCTAGGGGTAAACCAAATACAGTAGGAGCAAACCAAAAAACAGAGAAGCAATGAGTAAGAATACTACAACAGTACTAAGCTTTTAAGTAGTATACAGTTGTATTTTAGACTGTTCTGTTCaaaaatgtaccaagcaaacacgtacataaatatataaaccacatgtctgaaaccccacagaaaaaaagtcctgagcaaattgacctcaaatatttctctgcaaggtcaaagtgggaaacctccccattgtatctttcctcacaaatcctgtcttaaggccacatttaagatatgaatagggtgtgagcctgtgacctggctcaggaactaagtatttatcattacaaaagactggccaggctccccagggtatccaatcaagtaagcattaataggtaacctgccagacaggagataaacaacgcactcagatttctgcaccgccctttctgtgatgtatttatgatgtttctgggggtggtcttgtaCTCCAGAGAGGGCAATTTGAGATGTCTATATTAGGGCGGACACAgctgggttctgggtcctcctccttccctgtgtgtgaggggagcaccctgttgcaacagatcaataaagatcaggcttactagctgctttgcttctcaatattctctggttggcctgttatttttctccgaccgatggagaacctgcaaagggcTCTACAAGGGCTCttgtgtaccccataagggaataagggcagatttccgTTTATTACCGTTCAAAGCAATTCACTTCCATTATCTTGCAATGTtttgtaataatatttattattattattttaatttttaatgtattGATTGCCCTTCACCCTAACGTCCCAGGGCAGATTGCCAtttaaaatacactttaaaaaaccTTATAATTAAAAACTCACAGCTAGCCCACACTACACTTAGTCAACACTAGTCAACATTGCAGGTGGAGTGAGGGAACTGCAATTTGTGGTCCTTACAGGATTTGGACCTTGGATTTCCTGGCTCATTCTTAACATTAGTTCTGTCTGCTGTGAAAGATGACATTTCTCTTCTCCTTAATAGCGGGGGAAGTGGAAATTCTAATCTACcatagggaaggggggggagagagaaggtgtACATCCACCTCAATTAATACGGAGTATATAATGTGTTCATGTGTGGTTGAAAAACACCGAAGACGGCCAGAGAAATCCAGTTCTTGTGAAAGGAAGTGGGTCATGGGGTAAGGAGGTCAACTATAGGAAATCGACAGGCGAAAGCCCTCCTTCACACGCCCCCAGGTTATAAAAATGCACACGCATCGACGCGTGTTAGCTAGCACGCCTTCAGAGAAAAGCTCTGCAACTTGCTCCTTGCCCAGCCTCAGTTCACGAAACTTTCTGTCCTTTGCAATTAATGCACAACTGCAACTTCtcccctctgcctccctccctccctccctctctctgccggTCTTGCGCGTGGCGTCCGTTTTCAGCTCCTCTCCTAGGAAGCAACGCGGAGGAAGAGGGAGCGGAGGAGAGAAGCTGCAGCAGTTGGGAAAAGGCGGGTAGTTCAAAACTGAGCGAGGGAAAACCACGGCAGGCGCACGCGGGCAGTGCAGCGGGAGGCGTTTCTCTTTCTCGCTTAGGGCAACGCTCTGGGGCTGAGGCGAGCTGGAGCGGGGGAAgcccagagctgctgctgctgctgctgctgctttttctccaACAGGCAGAGAGACGTGCTCTTTCTGCATAGATCTTGCGCGCAGCCCCTGCCAGTTCTTAGGATGGGTGCGAATTCGTTCCCTTTTAAAAGCCCTCTTTAATCACTCTTTCCAGCCGCCGCCCCGCACCCATCTCTTGCTCCACATGTGGGAGCAGCGCCCTTTTCACCGTCTCCATTGACTTGTGCGAGGATTTGGAGTGTGTGGAactgctgctggtggtgttttGCACTCAAGGTGACTGAACCCCTCAAAGTCCCGTTTCTGTCCCTGTTATTTTAGGCCATTTACTAAAAGAAAACAGAGTACAGTTAATTAACTTTAATGTTAATCCATTCATTTGAACATACTTTGACTCTAACCATACCTATCAGTTTCATGATTAAGATTATATGTTTGGTAGAGTGCTtggcttgttttgtttctttttttccatcTTGGACGCCTTTCCTCCATTTCACCGTCCCCTCCTCCCCATGTTAAAAAGGTATTCTGATTTTAACAATAAGGAAACCATGAGAAGCGGCTCCTGCCTTTCAAATTCACAAGGTAAGTAGGGCTGTTGTGTGTTTTGAGGGAGATCTCACACAGCCACTGTTCTCCCCTAAATCAGTCCTGA carries:
- the POLR2K gene encoding DNA-directed RNA polymerases I, II, and III subunit RPABC4 — encoded protein: MDTQKDAPPPKQQPMIYICGECHTENEIKARDPIRCRECGYRIMYKKRTKRLVVFDAR